From the Amia ocellicauda isolate fAmiCal2 chromosome 21, fAmiCal2.hap1, whole genome shotgun sequence genome, one window contains:
- the vipas39 gene encoding spermatogenesis-defective protein 39 homolog, translated as MIRGKGDEDDYWNSSKFKAFTFDDDDDEFSRLKESKRTVNRIRSLVDEEEEEEEDDVEKVSWSGEPVGSISWSINETASTSRVAGEVRDQGFPKIDSTPSLPKQLSSYSLSSLFKGRGKQGSFQSFSDILSDTSSKSFAPELRKPKSEYKDYVSDWSVEETIRRMQRGKAYSLEKFRSLKDKLLLLDAAVGTHDGNAITAVLIFLKRSLSKEILFRELVSREIALRHYIHFLKEMGEQKLLLELLTSLGKAEDVALLQYREHLNIKDDVKRKEYLKTCIGLPFSADDANHVQDHYTLLERQIIIEVSDKQAEKTGQMEIFKKYPRKASILNMPIITTLYYSCFYHYGEAEGTYSSPANIKKTFKISEKQFLLTALGARAKQRAWTDVDSLFTTKNWLGYTKKRAPIGFHRVADILQKNNAPVQVLQEYVCLVDDTELKIALAQKYKCHDVIIDTYRDLKDRQQLMLYRTKLDRGSPEERKIDAILNNTQIRWKN; from the exons ATGATCAGAGGTAAAGGTGATGAAGATGACTATTGGAACAGTTCAAAGTTCAAAGCTTTCAcgtttgatgatgatgatgacgaatTTTCCAGG TTGAAGGAGTCGAAGAGAACAGTGAACAGGATCCGCAGTCTAgtggatgaggaggaggaggaggaggaggatgacgtGGAGAAGGTCAGCTGGAGTGGAGAGCCAGTGGGAA GCATCAGCTGGTCTATCAATGAGACCGCGTccacctcccgagtggccggAGAGGTTCGGGATCAAGGATTCCCCAAGATTGACAGCACACCCTCCTTACCCAAACAGCTCTCCAGCTACTCCTTAAGCAGCCTGTTCAAAG GGCGAGGCAAACAGGGCAGTTTTCAGTCATTCTCTGATA TTCTTAGTGATACGTCGTCCAAAAGTTTTGCACCAGAACTTCGAAAGCCAAAATCGGAATACAAG GACTATGTTAGTGACTGGAGCGTGGAAGAGACTATTAGACGGATGCAGAGGGGGAAG GCCTATTCCCTGGAGAAGTTCCGCTCCCTGAAGGACAAACTCCTGCTCTTAGACGCAGCAGTGGGGACACACGATGGAAACGCCATCACTGCA GTGTTGATCTTTTTGAAGAGGTCTTTAAGTAAAG aaaTCCTGTTTCGGGAGTTAGTGTCCAGAGAGATAGCCTTGCGGCATTATATCCACTTTCTGAAGGAAATGGGGGAACAGAAACTACTACTGGAGCTTCTCAC ATCCTTAGGAAAGGCAGAAGATGTTGCT CTCTTGCAGTACAGAGAGCATCTGAACATAAAAGATGATGTCAAAAGGAAGGAATATTTGAAAACATGTATCGG CCTTCCTTTTTCAGCTGATGATGCCAACCATGTTCAAGACCACTACACACTCCTGGAAAGACAGATCATTATAGAG GTGTCCGACAAGCAAGCTGAAAAAACGGGACAGATGGAGATATTTAAGAAGTACCCAAGAAAAGCTTCCATCTTAAACATGCCCATTATCACCACTCTCTACTACTCCTGCTTTTACCATTACGGGGAGGCTGAG GGCACTTACAGCAGCCCAGCAAACATCAAGAAAACATTTAAG ATCTCCGAAAAACAATTTTTACTGACGGCCCTGGGGGCACGAGCCAAACAGAGGGCCTGGACTGACGTGGACAGCCTCTTCACCACAAAG AACTGGCTGGGCTACACCAAGAAAAGAGCGCCTATAGGATTCCACAGAGTTGCTGATATCCTGCAGAAAAACAATGCTCCAGTACAA GTGCTGCAGGAGTATGTGTGTTTAGTGGATGACACCGAGCTGAAGATCGCCCTGGCGCAGAAGTACAAATGTCACGATGTTATCATTGAT ACCTACAGAGACCTGAAGGACCGACAGCAGCTGATGTTGTACAGGACTAAATTAGACCGAGGCTCTCCTGAAGAAAGGAAGATTGATGCCATCCTCAACAACACA CAAATCCGATGGAAAAACTGA